From Bacillus marinisedimentorum:
TCTCATGACAAGGACTTCTATCAGAACATCGGCCAAAAAGGCGGAGAAGCTACTTCTGAATCCCACGGCAAAGAATTCTATCAGGAGATCGGTGAAAAAGGCGGAGAAGCCACTTCCAAATCTCATGGCAAGGAATTCTACGAAGAAATTGGCGAAAAAGGCGGTAATGCCCGTGCCAATAACGACAATAAATAATTACCAGCCTGCATAGAAGCAGTTGAATAGATAAGCCCTGATCCCAAATGGGATCAGGGCTATTACATACGTTAAGCAGATTGAATGGCAGATCCGTACAAAGCCTGCCGGTACGAATCAAGAGATGTATCAATAATCTTACTTAAAAACGGAGAATCCATGTCCTCTAGAATAGACTCTGCAAACCGCCATGCATTTTCTTCAATCTGCAGGGCTATCCTCTGTTGCTGCGATTCACTCTCCGCTGAAGCTAACGCATGACTCAAATGTTCAAGATTTTCATCCTCTGCATGACCGATTTCATGAGCGAATACCACTTTAAAGTAATCATGCAGCCGGTCTTCATTTCCAAACAGCATCCGGCATTGTTTCTTTATAACACCTGTGTACATCGTAACTGCATGCGCGTGAATTTGGTATTTTCCCCCGACAAGACGGCCGCCTGGGAACAAGTCTTCAATATATACCTCTGCCTTGCTTCCTGAACGCTCCATTATATCTTTAATAATCATCATAAATTCATTATTCAAAATAACCATGCACACCCTTATATCAATATAACGATAACTTTATTATATATCGGCCCTATAAAAAGTAAAGTGCAATTTCTATCATAATTTGACAAATTCTTGGCAAACCACCAATATCTCTTTGTTTTTATTTATATGCATGTCGGAATGATTTTATAAGCGGAAGAGATGATTGTTTCCAAACAAGAGGATTTTGCCTGGCATTCATGCCGATCAAAGATGATTCCTTTGCACCGTGGACGGCCTCCTGAAAGGGGCATGCAAAAAAGCCAGCATCCTTCAGCAGGATGCTGGCTTTTTACCTTATCAACTGGGACTGGCACGGCAGCGATATGAAGGATCAGTCTTCCTGCTCCCTTTCAAAATGGAGAGCCAGTCGAACCATGTCGACACACTGAATTCCATTTTCGACAATAGGCTCCTTATAACGGCGCTGGAAAAATCCTGAATCGATGCCCGTGATTCGAAATCCGCATTTTTGATAAAGTGCCAGCTGGCCGATGCTCGAATTTCCTGTTCCCAATTCAAGTGTTGCGGCTCCCCTATTTTTTGCAACATCTATTGCCTTTTTCACAAGTTGCTTTCCAATCCCCTTGTTCTTCCACCCCTCTTTCACAGCAACATTCATAAGCTCCCAGGTTGCAGGCTTTATTTCCATCACGGCAAGCACTCCGCAAATCTCTTCACCTGATTTTGCCGTAAACACCTCGCTCCGTTTGATGTACGAGCGAACCATCTCTTCAGACGGGTCCGCTTCAAAAAGCAGTTCCCATGGTATATTCCCATCATCATCCATTTTTTCAATGACAAAAGACATTCCATTTCCCCCTTCAGAATACCAATAATATATCACTGCAATTCCGATCACCATTTTCCTTATAAAGCCGGCCGGAATTAGAAGGATTTTCTCTGGGCATCGTAGAAAAAGTTAATCATTAACTTGTACGGAGGGGACTAACGATGGGAGATAACAAATCACTCCTGCTCGGCGCTGTTGCCGGGGGAATTGTGGCAAGTGCCGCAACATTAATGGCTGGATCAACAAGAGGAGAAGAGATTCTGGAAAATATCCAAAAAAATACAACGAAAGTATTCGAAATGATTGACACGATCCAAAAAGAAGGATTGTCGCTTTCAAAGCCGGGTGGAGCGAAAATCAGGAAAAAAAATGAAACGGCTGAGGAAATTATCGCATCCATACAATCAATGAAAGAACAGCTGCAGCCTGATCAGCAAGAGTTGAGGAGTGAACTGGATAAACTCGAAGGACGGGTGTCACAGCTGGTTAAAAACGAGAACATGTCATTCAATTGGACCTTTTACTTCATGCAAAAAAATGGGAATGACCTATGGGAAGATCGATCAAAGAAACCTGAACCGAAATCAATCACCCATTAAAAGCAGGGCACCCGCAAACGGGTGCCCTTTTTCACTTCACTTGCACTTTTCCAATCCTGCCAGCAATCCCTCACTTGATTCGATGATATCAAAAAGCCTGCTCCATGTCGTGCCGATCACTAGGTCCTGGGCATGCGCCAGTTTGTCCCTCAAGCTTTCCACCCCTTCAAAAATTGCCCTGCCCTTCTTTTTGGAAGGAAAACCGAGCTTCTGGCGCAGCATATCGCTGCCGACGATAATTTCTTTTTTATCGCTGAATTGGAGGCAATCGGCTAAATCGATCGCCTCTGTCCGCTCCCGCCTTAACTCAAGGAGTTCATGCGCTTTCTGGAGACGGCCCGGTGTCATGAACTGCTGCCATTCTCGATTTGGAAATTGGCTGCGGATGATGCGCAGCATGTGCAGCTCAATTAAGGAGACAAGGCCAAATAGCAGCATTCTTACAGGAATTTTTTGAAGATCTGACCTTGTAATAATATAGACGTCCCTCCGCTCATCCAGGACAAAGGTGCTTCGTGAATGTTTTAGGACGCCAAAAATTTCAATCAGCGGCATCGAACTGGTGATTATGTCTCTTGGACTGAACAGCTTTTTAGCCTCCCCGCAAACATTGACAGCGAGCAGGTCTTCTTTTTTGGCATACCCGCACACCGATCCCTGTTCCACGATGCCAACCACTTCAAATTGGCGTTTATCCAGGCGGTCAAACACATCAACCGCTGGTTCATCTGAACGGCATCTCGCAAGCGGTTCAGCAATCTCAGCAACGGTAATTCTCTCTTTATAGAGCGTCCGCAAATTTTCATATGGAATCGGCACATTTTTATTTTGCTGCATTTTCATGCGCCCCTCTTTATATAACTCGAATACTTATCAGTTCGCTGTTATGCAGCCAAAAACCTTTTAGACATATTTGTTTTTATGGACTTTTGCAAAAATGCTGTTGGTAAACCTTACTGCTGACTTTCAACTGTTATTATCGGGCAAGTCTTCAGTTGAAGAAGGAGTCTTCCCTGTAAAAGAGCCAAATAAAAAGCCCGGAAAACAGTCGAATGCACATACACTGACCATTCTCCGGTGCTCACGCTCTGCAGGTCATTCCCTGCATAATATATCCTCTCACATCATTGTGGAAAATAGCTATAACACAAACACAGTAAGTTTTTGTACTACTTTTTGTATAGATATCCAGCTTTCACACCGAATAACCTGGTAATCATGCCAACTAACCGTTTTTCACACCGTATCATTGGTTCCATGCCGTAACTTGGCAATGTTACACCTTATACTCAAATTCTCATGAATAAAATCAGTGCAGATGTTTGCCCATCTCAACGTGAAGCAGGTCATACCCTTTTGCTGGGTTCTTGGACCGTTTACCCGCCAGTATTTCACAAGTTTGCTATCTGCACCGGAACACCTCCTCAGCTGCAGAAGCTGCCCCGGCCTGAAGTATGTTTCCCTCGGCTATATTTTTTGCAAGTAATGCTTCTCATTTGACTTTATCTGGTTCTATTGTTTTCATAAATATGGATGAACGTTTACAATATGTTTATAAAAGGTAAATAATTAGGTAGCAGATGGAAATACATATTTCGTGAGAAGAAAGCAGGTGTCGCCATGACAGTAGAAAAATTGCAAAGTTATTTACTGGAACATACTGCATCCATGACAAGTGACTGGCTTAAAAACCGCCCAGTTTCATCAGAGTATTCAGTATATTCCTTGCAGTCATCCGAAATTGTAACGGAAGAACTCCGCACCCAGAATGAAGAGTTCATTCGCACTGTTACCGAGTCCCTGACCGATTCCAACGCAAATAAATTTGAACAGTGGGCTAAAGATGTGGCAAAAAGCCGTGTGAAAAGCCAGACACCCATTCACATAACAATCGCGAATTTTAAAAAGTTCCGTGAAATCTACTGGAACTTTGTGACTCGCTTTATCGAGGACAGCGGGGAGCAAATAGACCCCACCGAGGTGTCTGAATGGAGCGTCCGCATTAACCATGCCTTTGATGACATGATCCAGCTTTACACAAAGTACTACAGCGAAATGACAACCAACCAGCTCAAAGCCCAGCAGGAAATGATCATGGAGTTGAGCGCTCCGGTTATCAAGCTGACAAATGATATCGGTGTCCTTCCGATTGTCGGTGAAATTGATACGTACCGGGCCCAGCTTGTCCAGCAAAAGACGCTTAATAAAGCGATGGAAATGGGTCTTGAGTACATGATTATGGACCTCTCAGGCGTTCCGGTCATTGATACGATGGTTGCCCAGGAATTGTTCCAGGTCATTCAATCCCTCCAGCTGTTGGGTGTGGAAGCGATCATTACTGGAATTCGCCCTGAAATCGCCCAGACAGCGGTCCAGCTCGGAATAGATTTCGGCCGCATTTCTACTTATGCCCATCTTCAGCAGGCACTGTCTGAAATCTGGGGATTGAATACGAATTGAATCATTTCCATAAAGTCAAAAACCCGGCAATAAATGCCGGGTTTTTCTCATCTTTGACATAAACGGCTCCGCCGGAAGAACGCAAGCCGTTCCTCGTTTTCAAAGAATGCAGCGGGCGGAGATCAATAACAGTTGTTTGCATGATTCAGATGCCTTGCCCTATTTCAACAGCCGTTCAACTTCCTCCAGTGTCGGCAGTGCTGTCATTGCACCTTTCGTGGAAGCGGCCAGACCGCCAGAGATGCTTGCGAATCGGCCGATTTCCCAAAGTTCTTCTTCTGAAAGGCCGTTTACGCCGTCTCCTCTTTCATTAATCTTATAGAGCATCCCTGATACGTAAGCATCACCGGCACCGGTAGTATCCACTGCCTCCACTTTCATTGCCGGCACTTTCACCAATTTACCGCCGGCAGACAAATAACTTCCTTCAGCTCCAAGAGTGACGAGCGTAAATGGGATCTCATAACCGCTTAAAGATGCAAGGCCTTCCTCAATCGATTGTTTGCCTGTCAAAAATTCCAGTTCTTCTTCCGACACTTTTAAAATATCCGCTTTATCCAGCATCCATTTTATTACAGCACGTGCTGTTTCTTCGTCTTTCCAGAGGCTCAACCGCAAATTGGGATCAAAAGATACGATCATGCCGGCTCTTTTCGCCAGTTCAACCGCTTTTTCCGTTGCGCTTTTGGAAGGCTCTGAAATCATGGAAATCGATCCGATGTGAAGTAGCTTATGTTCTTCAAACAACTGACCATTCAAATCTTCCTCTTTCAAAAACCGATCCGCGCTCGGATCTATGTAAAAATAAAAATCACGTTCCCCGTCTTCACTTAATGTAACGAATACAGCACCTGTCCTTGCTTCTGACCCCAAGACCATCGCCGCCGTATCAACGCCATATCCGTCCAGCGTTTCTTTAAGAAAGCGCCCGAGAATATCATCGCCGACTTTCCCTAAAAAGGAGGCCCTGGCTCCCAGTCTCGCTGCTCCAACAGCCGCATTGGCAGGTGCACCCCCTGGACTTTTTTGATATGTTAAATTGCTTGCATCTAGAGGGATAAAATCAATCAGCGCTTCGCCAAGACAAACAATCCCTTTTTTCATTCAGCATTCTCCTTTTTCAATGAAGTTTTGCCTGTCACCATAATGAAAAGCCCGGCGGCCGCTATGTTCCACACGGCGGTTGCCAGGCCAAGGCAAAATCAGCTAATCTCCCGTTATTGCTGTTTTAAATCAACTTTCATTACCGGTGTCTCACCTTTTTGAACGTCAGCAGCCAGCATTTTTTCAACATTTTCAATCACATCGCCGTTCGTCAGTACAATTGGTGTAATCGTGCTGCTTGCTTTTTCGATGACAAGATCCATATCGAATTCAATCAATAGGTCACCGGCTTTTACTTTATCTCCTTCTGATACATGGGCGGTAAAGCCTTCACCATTCATTGAAACTGTTTCAAGTCCAATGTGAATCAAGATTTCAATGCCGCCTCTGGTACGGAGACCGATGGCGTGTTTTGTATGGAACAGCTGGATAATTTCACCGTCAACTGGCGCAACCACCTGCCCGCCTGCCGGCCTGATCGCGACGCCGTCTCCCATCATTTTTTGGGAAAAAGTCGGATCAGGGACTTCAGTAATATCAACTGCTTCGCCGGAAAGCGGAGAAACAAGCGTTTCTTCCGTTGGAGCAGGTTCCTTATTTCCACCGCCGAATAGTTTGTCTAATAAACCCATTTTTATCACCCTTTAATTATTTTGTCCTTCTACGATATAGTAATACCCGCATTTTCTGTTCCAACAAACATTGTAGAAAAAGAGTTTCATCATGCTGCTGAATTTCAGTTTTTTATAACCTGCAGCAGAGCAAACTGGAAGACGCTTCTCGTACATGATGGACCGGACAGCCGGGGGTACATTCCAAAGTGTAAAAAAGCCGGGAGCTTAATGTCAACTACAATCCTTTATTATGATAAAACGTTCATTTTGTAAGCACAGTTATTGGAATTATGCTCTGAGTCAGTTCCCTTCATAAAAACAAACAGAAAGCTCACCAGCCCGATTGCAGTTTACCGCCGCTATCACACTGTTTGTGAAAAACAGCGGATTAGCATTGGAAGGCGGTTTTGCGTTATTGTATGTATAAGCTGTAAAAATTTACTGTATGCTGAGACAACTTAAACAGAGCTGAACAAGAAGAAAGTTCATTTAAAATATGTTAGAGGTGGAATAAACGATGACCAGTTCCCGAATAGAAAAAGCAACGTTTGCAGGAGGCTGCTTTTGGTGCATGGTAAAACCGTTCGACGAATTGCCGGGCATCCATTCCGTCGTTTCCGGCTATACCGGCGGACATGTTGAGAACCCGACATACCAGCAGGTGACCAGCGGCACCACCGGCCATTTCGAAGCCGTTCAGATTACGTTCGATACAGAAGTTTTCCCATATAAAAAGCTTCTTGACTTATTCTGGAGGCAAATCGACCCGACCGATCCGGGAGGCCAGTTCGGCGACCGCGGCGAGTCTTACAGGACGGCGATTTTCTACCATAGTGAAGCACAGAAACAGGCTGCCGAGCAGTCAAAAGAAGAACTTGATGCAAGCGGACGCTTCGATAAGGCGGTTGCCACCGTTATTCTTCCTGCAAGCCCTTTTTATCCGGCTGAAGAATACCACCAGGATTATTATCGAAAAAACCCCACTCATTATAATCGGTATTTCCAGGGGTCCGGCCGCAAGGGATTTATCGAAACGAACTGGAAGGTTCAGAAAACCGAGGACGATTTAAAACTCCGGCTGACGCCCATCCAGTATGAAGTGACCCAAAATAACGGCACCGAAAAACCGTTCCATAATGAATATTGGAATAATGCCGAAGAAGGAATCTATGTGGATATCGTTTCGGGCGAACCCCTCTTCAGCACAGAAGACCAATACGATGCCGGCTGCGGCTGGCCAAGCTTCACCAGGCCGCTGCAAAAGATGAATATTAAGGAAAAAGCCGACTTCAGCCATTTCATGGTCAGGACAGAGGTCAGGAGTAACGGCGCCGACTCCCATCTCGGGCATGTGTTCAATGACGGACCGGAAGAAGAAGGCGGACTCCGGTATTGCATCAACTCGGCCGCTTTACGTTTTATCCCCGTCAGTGACCTTGAAAAAGAAGGCTACGGAGAATACCGCAAACTTTTTGAATAACATGCACAAAAAGCAAGCGCCCATATCTTATTAAGTAGTTGAGGTTATGATGATAAACAGTAGAAATAGCATATCGATTAATCGATATGCTTTTTTACTTTTTGCAGCAACTCTTTTAAATAGGCTTTGTTAAAGCTCCATGTTGATTTTTTCACTAGTTGATTGGAGTGGAAGGTGCGAGACTCCGGCGGGATTAGCGGGACAGGTGAGACCCCGCAAGAGCGATAGCCATGAGGAGGCTCACCGCCCGCCCCGCGGAAAGCGAGTACCTGCAACGGAAATCAACACTAGCGTTTAACAGAGCCTTTAAATAAGATATGCTGAAAAGCATTTTGAATAGCATGCCAAACAGCATCGTGGCAATGGA
This genomic window contains:
- a CDS encoding KGG domain-containing protein — its product is SHDKDFYQNIGQKGGEATSESHGKEFYQEIGEKGGEATSKSHGKEFYEEIGEKGGNARANNDNK
- a CDS encoding GNAT family N-acetyltransferase, which produces MSFVIEKMDDDGNIPWELLFEADPSEEMVRSYIKRSEVFTAKSGEEICGVLAVMEIKPATWELMNVAVKEGWKNKGIGKQLVKKAIDVAKNRGAATLELGTGNSSIGQLALYQKCGFRITGIDSGFFQRRYKEPIVENGIQCVDMVRLALHFEREQED
- a CDS encoding STAS domain-containing protein; translation: MTVEKLQSYLLEHTASMTSDWLKNRPVSSEYSVYSLQSSEIVTEELRTQNEEFIRTVTESLTDSNANKFEQWAKDVAKSRVKSQTPIHITIANFKKFREIYWNFVTRFIEDSGEQIDPTEVSEWSVRINHAFDDMIQLYTKYYSEMTTNQLKAQQEMIMELSAPVIKLTNDIGVLPIVGEIDTYRAQLVQQKTLNKAMEMGLEYMIMDLSGVPVIDTMVAQELFQVIQSLQLLGVEAIITGIRPEIAQTAVQLGIDFGRISTYAHLQQALSEIWGLNTN
- a CDS encoding aminoimidazole riboside kinase yields the protein MKKGIVCLGEALIDFIPLDASNLTYQKSPGGAPANAAVGAARLGARASFLGKVGDDILGRFLKETLDGYGVDTAAMVLGSEARTGAVFVTLSEDGERDFYFYIDPSADRFLKEEDLNGQLFEEHKLLHIGSISMISEPSKSATEKAVELAKRAGMIVSFDPNLRLSLWKDEETARAVIKWMLDKADILKVSEEELEFLTGKQSIEEGLASLSGYEIPFTLVTLGAEGSYLSAGGKLVKVPAMKVEAVDTTGAGDAYVSGMLYKINERGDGVNGLSEEELWEIGRFASISGGLAASTKGAMTALPTLEEVERLLK
- a CDS encoding PTS sugar transporter subunit IIA, with the translated sequence MGLLDKLFGGGNKEPAPTEETLVSPLSGEAVDITEVPDPTFSQKMMGDGVAIRPAGGQVVAPVDGEIIQLFHTKHAIGLRTRGGIEILIHIGLETVSMNGEGFTAHVSEGDKVKAGDLLIEFDMDLVIEKASSTITPIVLTNGDVIENVEKMLAADVQKGETPVMKVDLKQQ
- the msrA gene encoding peptide-methionine (S)-S-oxide reductase MsrA, whose product is MTSSRIEKATFAGGCFWCMVKPFDELPGIHSVVSGYTGGHVENPTYQQVTSGTTGHFEAVQITFDTEVFPYKKLLDLFWRQIDPTDPGGQFGDRGESYRTAIFYHSEAQKQAAEQSKEELDASGRFDKAVATVILPASPFYPAEEYHQDYYRKNPTHYNRYFQGSGRKGFIETNWKVQKTEDDLKLRLTPIQYEVTQNNGTEKPFHNEYWNNAEEGIYVDIVSGEPLFSTEDQYDAGCGWPSFTRPLQKMNIKEKADFSHFMVRTEVRSNGADSHLGHVFNDGPEEEGGLRYCINSAALRFIPVSDLEKEGYGEYRKLFE